Proteins from a single region of Paraglaciecola sp. T6c:
- a CDS encoding sialate O-acetylesterase translates to MNTQLRLSIFLALFCTLLTPTSHAIELPSMYAEHMVIQRDAPIKIKGKAASGANVTLTIAGQQHDTSADRQGHWQVTLTAESAGGPFILRAAEPGSTVEINDVYFGDVWLASGQSNMEWKLAWQVENWQQEVKDSNFPLIRYFDVPNHYTADEQNSINHAQWQLASPATSGNFSAIAWLFAKQLHLEKNVPVAIIDATWGGTPAEAWTPLPTLRQQEAYQTQASELMSDPAHWNQIFQDTQTQELKKQQHLDSQDGHHVQGLTHPRFDDHHWVSADLPLLNPLPDVLWARKHFSLTHAQRRSDGALFIGYSPSHVQVYLNGKQVQKSPGAQRDDPYILPKEHFNAGDNLIALRAVNSWDNKANIASKDKLILHIQDAKIALNNDWKINNKAEDPLPMPPMLWQKPGVLYNAMIHPLIGFPLKGVIWYQGESNVGQAAQYASLFTSLMKSWRERWGQKELPFVYAQLANIHGIKEQPAPSDWALLREAQTQALALPHTAMAVLMDAGDPWDIHPRNKQIVAQRLWHGAKNVAYHGKNLASGPMIEKMQVDGTSILLSYTDIGQGLRAKGQSLLGFELAGKDGHYVNAQASIEGNQVRLHAAAIKEPVSVRYAWADNSLANLYNLDGFPAIPFRIGE, encoded by the coding sequence ATGAATACACAATTACGCTTATCAATCTTTCTCGCTCTCTTTTGCACCCTACTTACCCCAACAAGTCACGCTATTGAGCTGCCATCTATGTATGCTGAACATATGGTCATTCAGCGCGACGCCCCTATCAAAATCAAGGGCAAAGCCGCCTCTGGCGCAAACGTTACACTCACCATCGCGGGGCAACAGCACGATACCTCTGCCGATCGACAAGGACATTGGCAAGTCACCTTAACTGCCGAATCGGCGGGTGGCCCCTTTATCCTGCGTGCCGCTGAGCCTGGCTCAACAGTTGAAATAAACGATGTGTACTTTGGTGACGTGTGGTTAGCCTCTGGCCAATCGAACATGGAGTGGAAACTCGCTTGGCAAGTCGAGAATTGGCAACAAGAAGTAAAAGACAGTAACTTTCCATTGATCCGTTATTTTGACGTACCAAACCATTATACTGCCGACGAGCAAAACAGCATCAATCACGCTCAGTGGCAACTGGCGTCTCCGGCGACTTCCGGTAACTTTTCAGCGATCGCATGGCTTTTTGCTAAGCAACTGCACCTTGAGAAAAACGTACCGGTTGCCATCATTGATGCAACGTGGGGCGGCACGCCAGCAGAGGCGTGGACCCCACTACCAACATTACGCCAGCAAGAAGCCTATCAAACCCAAGCAAGTGAACTGATGTCTGATCCCGCACATTGGAATCAAATATTTCAGGATACTCAAACCCAAGAACTGAAAAAGCAACAGCATCTCGACAGCCAAGACGGCCATCACGTTCAAGGGTTAACGCATCCTCGTTTTGATGACCATCACTGGGTAAGCGCTGACCTGCCCTTACTCAACCCTTTGCCGGATGTGCTATGGGCGCGTAAACACTTTTCACTTACCCATGCCCAACGTCGGTCTGACGGCGCACTTTTTATTGGTTATAGCCCTTCCCATGTTCAAGTCTATTTAAATGGTAAGCAGGTACAAAAGTCACCCGGGGCACAAAGAGACGACCCGTATATTTTGCCTAAAGAGCACTTTAATGCTGGGGATAATCTCATCGCTTTAAGAGCCGTAAACAGCTGGGATAACAAGGCCAATATTGCCAGCAAGGACAAACTAATACTGCACATACAAGACGCTAAGATAGCGCTCAATAATGATTGGAAAATCAATAATAAAGCAGAAGACCCGCTGCCCATGCCACCTATGTTGTGGCAAAAGCCAGGGGTGCTTTACAACGCAATGATCCATCCCTTGATTGGCTTTCCATTGAAAGGGGTTATTTGGTATCAAGGGGAAAGTAATGTAGGTCAAGCTGCGCAGTACGCGTCGCTGTTTACCTCTTTGATGAAAAGCTGGCGGGAGCGTTGGGGTCAGAAAGAGTTACCTTTTGTTTATGCACAACTGGCCAACATACATGGAATAAAAGAGCAACCAGCTCCAAGCGATTGGGCGCTGTTACGAGAAGCTCAAACGCAAGCGTTAGCACTCCCCCACACCGCAATGGCGGTATTAATGGACGCTGGCGACCCTTGGGACATTCACCCTAGAAACAAACAAATAGTCGCACAGCGCCTTTGGCACGGGGCAAAAAATGTCGCCTATCACGGTAAAAACCTTGCTTCTGGTCCTATGATCGAAAAGATGCAGGTTGACGGCACCAGTATTCTGCTGAGCTATACAGACATAGGCCAAGGCTTACGCGCGAAAGGACAGTCTCTACTCGGGTTCGAATTAGCAGGAAAAGACGGCCACTATGTGAATGCTCAAGCAAGTATTGAAGGCAATCAAGTGCGTTTACACGCCGCGGCTATAAAGGAGCCTGTATCTGTGCGCTATGCTTGGGCTGATAACTCTTTAGCTAACTTATATAACCTCGACGGGTTTCCAGCTATTCCTTTTCGCATAGGGGAATAA
- a CDS encoding alpha-L-fucosidase: MKSLLAVTVATLLAACSEQPLEMSSTTKTSTTESKSTAMDAPDYSEKLSDIRSVANQGPFKANWESLKDYEIPTWYQDAKFGIFIHWGVYSVPSHNGEWYPRKMYLSDTEEFAYQQEKHGPLTEFGYKDFIPQFTAKKFDADKWLDVVKNSGAKYIVPVAEHHDGFSMYDNSYSRWDAVEMGPKRDVIAELKTAASKADIYFGLSSHRAENWWFFEGGREVPSDVQDEAYRDLYGPAISRETSEAGETPPTQAFLDDWLLRTVEIVDKYEPDLIWFDWWMASEPFHQHVKEFTSYFYNKGSKWDDMPALNYKDLGEFRSFPPGSAVLDIERGQMSDTYEHFWQTDTSVSKTSWGYVTNPSYRDANSLVDDLIDIVSKNGSMLLNIGPKPDGTIPQQEIDLLAEIGSWLKLNGEAIYSTRPWVTFGEGSTVVIDGTNSNDAEEHRKDFNSSDIRFTQNGDALYATLMAWPENSDELTIRSINSDNYPDKIASVTMLGHDEALTFSQTEKGLTITLPDTSPSRFAQVIKITK, from the coding sequence ATGAAAAGTCTACTAGCTGTCACTGTTGCCACTCTACTCGCTGCGTGCTCGGAACAACCGCTGGAAATGTCTTCCACCACGAAAACGTCGACCACTGAGAGTAAATCCACCGCTATGGATGCACCCGATTACAGTGAAAAATTATCTGACATTCGCAGTGTCGCCAATCAAGGGCCCTTCAAAGCCAATTGGGAGTCACTTAAAGACTATGAGATCCCAACTTGGTACCAAGATGCCAAGTTCGGCATTTTCATTCATTGGGGGGTATATTCTGTGCCTTCGCATAATGGCGAATGGTATCCGCGAAAAATGTATCTAAGCGACACCGAAGAGTTTGCCTATCAACAAGAAAAACACGGTCCACTCACAGAGTTCGGCTATAAAGATTTCATTCCACAGTTTACCGCTAAAAAGTTTGATGCAGATAAGTGGCTGGACGTCGTCAAAAACTCAGGTGCTAAATATATCGTGCCTGTAGCTGAACATCACGATGGTTTCTCTATGTACGATAACTCCTACTCCCGATGGGATGCGGTTGAAATGGGACCGAAAAGGGATGTCATCGCTGAATTAAAAACCGCAGCGAGCAAAGCTGATATCTACTTTGGTTTATCAAGTCACCGCGCTGAGAACTGGTGGTTCTTCGAAGGTGGGCGAGAAGTGCCTAGTGATGTACAAGATGAAGCCTATCGCGACTTATACGGCCCAGCGATCAGCCGTGAAACTTCCGAAGCAGGTGAAACCCCGCCTACCCAAGCGTTTTTAGATGATTGGCTATTGAGAACCGTAGAAATTGTGGATAAATATGAGCCTGATCTGATTTGGTTTGATTGGTGGATGGCATCCGAGCCGTTTCATCAACATGTAAAAGAGTTCACCAGCTATTTCTACAATAAAGGCTCGAAATGGGACGACATGCCAGCTCTTAACTACAAAGACTTAGGTGAATTTCGCTCGTTCCCACCAGGTTCAGCAGTACTGGATATTGAACGTGGACAAATGTCCGACACCTATGAACATTTCTGGCAAACAGATACCTCTGTGTCAAAAACCTCTTGGGGCTATGTGACCAACCCGTCTTACCGAGATGCCAACTCATTAGTCGATGATTTGATTGATATTGTCAGTAAAAATGGCTCTATGTTACTCAATATCGGCCCCAAGCCGGACGGCACAATACCGCAACAAGAAATTGATTTACTGGCCGAAATTGGCAGTTGGTTAAAACTTAACGGTGAAGCGATTTACAGCACCCGCCCATGGGTAACCTTTGGCGAAGGCTCTACCGTTGTTATCGATGGTACCAACTCCAACGATGCTGAGGAGCACCGTAAAGACTTTAATAGTAGTGATATTCGTTTTACCCAAAACGGCGATGCGTTATACGCGACTTTGATGGCTTGGCCGGAGAATAGTGATGAACTTACGATCCGTTCGATTAATAGCGACAATTATCCTGACAAGATTGCCAGTGTCACCATGCTGGGCCATGACGAAGCGTTAACCTTTTCACAAACTGAAAAAGGGTTAACCATCACGTTGCCCGACACTTCACCGTCACGATTTGCTCAAGTCATTAAAATCACGAAATAG
- a CDS encoding sulfatase family protein has protein sequence MNTRYKLSILSMMFLLILPHYVLGNPEQPDIVVILADDIGLGDISYYTDTVLQQKPVVRTANIDALAQQGVWINDAHSATALCAPTRYAVMTGNNNYRSKSPWGVWGSFQPNAIASDAPTLGNVTQKVGYKTAFVGKWHLGGDFMRTDGQSVFRGSDEGFIPDVDLSVMVAGGPNDLGFDYSYMLPDGIQGPLYLAYENQRWAPLSDSSNIIHVNQQTVTPLKTISDKGDGMGDSAWDTSKIGDLLSAKAVEFIRGQPIQQPLFLYYASPMAHLPHMPPAYFDGEKVAGSTPSAHLDMIHELDLQVKRIVSALKSTGRYKDTLIIFTSDNGGLTYRVPGTLASGHRPSGDYRGSKNSAYEGGHRVPFIVSWPNALAKGGQLTLPVLVQDILATVAAAAGTPMDISEAPDSKNLLPLLTGQAQQERHFMMLQGGSNNELIYRQGEWKLIMQSDHKLSKIEPIALFNLHSNHQERESKNLLKSPEHQSRIKSMLADYKQIRQSGIATVSADG, from the coding sequence GTGAACACTCGATACAAACTGAGCATATTGAGCATGATGTTTCTGCTCATCCTTCCGCACTATGTCCTTGGTAACCCTGAGCAACCGGATATTGTCGTTATTCTCGCCGATGACATCGGGCTAGGTGATATTAGCTATTACACTGATACCGTTTTACAGCAAAAGCCGGTTGTACGTACAGCGAATATCGATGCCTTAGCGCAGCAGGGCGTCTGGATAAATGATGCTCATTCAGCCACCGCTTTGTGCGCGCCAACACGTTATGCGGTGATGACAGGTAACAACAACTATCGCTCTAAATCGCCCTGGGGTGTGTGGGGCAGTTTTCAGCCTAATGCGATTGCATCTGATGCTCCCACGCTAGGTAATGTGACGCAAAAAGTCGGCTATAAAACAGCATTCGTTGGTAAATGGCACCTAGGCGGTGACTTTATGCGTACTGATGGTCAAAGTGTGTTCCGTGGATCTGATGAGGGGTTTATACCAGACGTTGATTTGTCGGTAATGGTCGCTGGTGGCCCGAATGATCTCGGTTTTGATTATAGCTACATGCTTCCCGATGGTATTCAAGGGCCACTTTATTTGGCATACGAAAATCAGCGCTGGGCGCCGTTATCGGACTCGTCAAACATCATTCATGTAAATCAACAGACAGTGACCCCTTTGAAAACAATTTCTGATAAAGGAGATGGTATGGGGGACAGTGCTTGGGACACCAGTAAAATCGGCGATTTACTGTCAGCAAAAGCCGTTGAATTTATTCGCGGCCAACCGATTCAGCAGCCTCTGTTTTTATATTACGCCAGCCCTATGGCGCATTTACCCCATATGCCACCCGCTTATTTTGATGGGGAAAAAGTCGCTGGCAGCACGCCTTCTGCGCATCTGGATATGATTCATGAATTAGATCTACAAGTGAAAAGAATCGTTTCAGCCCTTAAATCGACAGGGCGCTACAAGGACACCTTGATTATTTTCACTTCTGATAACGGCGGGTTGACCTATCGCGTGCCTGGCACACTTGCCTCCGGGCATCGCCCTAGCGGTGACTACAGAGGGAGTAAAAATAGTGCATACGAGGGCGGCCATAGAGTCCCTTTCATTGTCTCGTGGCCAAACGCCTTGGCAAAGGGGGGGCAGCTCACGTTGCCGGTTTTGGTACAAGATATATTGGCTACTGTTGCCGCTGCAGCTGGCACACCCATGGATATTAGCGAAGCGCCTGACTCTAAGAATTTACTCCCATTGCTGACGGGGCAAGCTCAGCAAGAGCGTCATTTTATGATGTTGCAAGGTGGGTCGAATAATGAACTGATTTACCGCCAAGGAGAGTGGAAACTCATCATGCAAAGTGATCACAAACTATCAAAAATTGAGCCCATCGCCTTGTTTAATCTGCACTCTAATCACCAAGAGCGTGAGTCGAAGAATTTACTTAAATCCCCCGAGCATCAATCAAGAATAAAAAGCATGCTAGCGGATTACAAACAGATCAGGCAATCAGGTATAGCGACTGTCAGCGCTGATGGCTAA